From the genome of Kluyveromyces lactis strain NRRL Y-1140 chromosome F complete sequence:
ATGGCGCAATGCTGTTCCAACATTCGTCTTTCAgcaaattcttttcatgaTATTTAATGTATCTTGATGTTGAGTCTTTGGGTAATGGTGGCAGTTCTCTTGGAAACTTAGTAATCTTCTGCAGCTTTTTACCGTCATATAAATATAACTCATCGGATCTTCGTTTCACATAGACCTCCATTCGAAGATCAGATGTCCTCGTGTATTTAATTCTATGTTTCAACTTGAGATGAGTGATATTGAACTTGGTATCTTCGCTTTCCACCTGAGAAATCTTCTTGCCGACTTTACCATCTTTTGTGTTGCTACTGTTTGGCCATATACACTCTAGAAAGTTTCTCTTGCAAGCTGTGCAAGTCGGCTTGACCTCGTCgcatttcttctttcttcttctgcaaATTAAACAGCCTGTCgaacttcttttctttatcacCATAGATAGAAGTAAATTGCAAGATTAACTATTCCTTGAAATGCGTGTATATTATTAATGATGCTCCCATTTACCTTCTCTGTTGATGTTCATCTCGCAGCGCACCTTCATATATcctgaaattgaagatgacaTGCGAATTGCAAACCAATCTTTCACCCATCTCATTATTACACATATTGCTGCAAgtcagaaaaaaaaacgtaTAAACTACATTTACCAAGGCAATGGGCATGAcacaaaagaaattaaaagGTAGCTAGCTATCTACATAATATAGCAGTCTCATGTTTTGTAAATTATGAAAGTCAAAAGAAACATGTTATAGACAAGATGAGGGCAACAAGATTTGCTGGATCGTAGGCTAAGGAGATATTTTAACACTTTTGACAATAGAACTAGTTTTAAAACTGAATGCCATTTATTAATATATAAAGgtaaaacagaaaaaaaaaggcgCCTTCAATTTCATATTCTTTAACAGTTGTAGTAGTTTCTATATGAGATCGGTCCTTGTTGTCAGAAACAGGTTGGCCTTACAAATGCAAGCTTAATGCATGGATTTCAAATCCTAAATTTATATAACAATTTAATACATCTTGGACACCATTACATATTTTAGGCAAGGTGATAAGAGCATgtcatttcaaaatcattcAATTAAAAGTTTGGGTAAAAGTAACATACGTAGTGACGGGGTTTATCTAAAATCTATATGTGCATGCGTTTGTGCTTGTATTACATTAGAAACGGAATTAAAGTTCATTTTTAAATTTATGCTTTTCTAAGATAAGAACACTCACTTTAGAAAACATCACCTTGGTGCAACATAGCATCAGCAACTCTGATGAAACCAGTCAAGTTAGCACCCTTAACCAAAGATGGCAAAGCTTCAACGTTAGATTCGTTAGAATATTCCTTTGCAGTAGTAACACAGTCATCGAAACAAGTAGTcatgatcttcttcaattcagcGTCAACTGTTTCTCTGGTCCATGAAACTCTAGCGGAGTTTTGAGCCATTTCCAAACCAGAAACAGCAACACCACCCATGTTAGAAGCCTTACCTGGAGCGTACCAGACGGCAGGAGCACTAGCGGAGGCAGTTTGCAAACGAACACCTTCGAAGACATCGATGGCTTCTTGAGTGGAACCCATATTAGAACCTTCAGCAACGAACTTGACACCATTGGCAACCAAGTGTTCAGCTTCAGCACCAGAAACTTCGTTTTGAGTGGCACATGGCAAAGCAACATCAACCTTACCTACGTGAACCCATGGTCTAGCACCAGCGATGTATTTCACAGAACTTCCAGAGAAGACAGAAGCTTCACCAACgatttgttccaaagtCTTCCAGGCTGCTCTACCATCTTGGATAGCGTAGATGTGCTCTGCAGTGATACCAGTTTCGGAGATGACAGAACCCTTAGAATCGGACAAAGACAAAACGGTAGCACCCAATTCAATACATTTCAAAGCAGCATATTGGGCAACGTTACCGGAACCGGAGATGACAACACGCTTACCTTCGAAAGATTCCTTACCTTGGGAAGCATACTTGATCATAGCTTCAGTGTAGTAAATCAGACCGTAACCAGTAGCTTCTGGTCTGATCAAAGAACCACCCCAGTTCAAGTCCTTACCGGTCAAAACACCTTCCCAAGAGTTCTTGTAGTGACGGTATGCACCGAACAAATAACCGATTTCACGACCACCAACTTGAATGTCACCAGCTGGGACATCAACGTCTTGACCAATGTGTCTGGACAATTCCTTCATGAAAGCGTAACATACTCTTCTAATTTCGGAATCAGATCTACCCTTTGGATCGAAACATAGACCACCCTTGGCACCACCAAGAGATAAACCAGTCAAAGCGttcttgaagatttgtTCGAAACCCAAGAACTTCAAAACGGACAAGTTAACGGTTGGATGGAATCTCAAACCACCCTTGTATGGGCCCTTAGCAGAGTTAAATTGAACTCTGAAACCAGTAGCGACTTCTTGTTCACCTTTGTCATTTTCCCAGGTAACTCTGAATTGGATGATTCTTTCTGGAACAGAGACAACTGGCAAAACCTTCTTGTAGACAGGTTTCTTGTCGAACAAAGTAGAGTCTTTCAAACAGTTGTAAACTTCGTTGTAGGCTTGTTGGAATTCTGGTTCATATGGTTCAGCAGACATCTTTAAAAGTTTTGGTATAGTATTAGTTCTTATTACTTTTCACAAATAATCAATCTATGATGAAAGTA
Proteins encoded in this window:
- the GDH3 gene encoding glutamate dehydrogenase (NADP(+)) GDH3 (highly similar to uniprot|P07262 Saccharomyces cerevisiae and to YAL062W uniprot|P39708 Saccharomyces cerevisiae, GDH3 NADP(+)-dependent glutamate dehydrogenase), with amino-acid sequence MSAEPYEPEFQQAYNEVYNCLKDSTLFDKKPVYKKVLPVVSVPERIIQFRVTWENDKGEQEVATGFRVQFNSAKGPYKGGLRFHPTVNLSVLKFLGFEQIFKNALTGLSLGGAKGGLCFDPKGRSDSEIRRVCYAFMKELSRHIGQDVDVPAGDIQVGGREIGYLFGAYRHYKNSWEGVLTGKDLNWGGSLIRPEATGYGLIYYTEAMIKYASQGKESFEGKRVVISGSGNVAQYAALKCIELGATVLSLSDSKGSVISETGITAEHIYAIQDGRAAWKTLEQIVGEASVFSGSSVKYIAGARPWVHVGKVDVALPCATQNEVSGAEAEHLVANGVKFVAEGSNMGSTQEAIDVFEGVRLQTASASAPAVWYAPGKASNMGGVAVSGLEMAQNSARVSWTRETVDAELKKIMTTCFDDCVTTAKEYSNESNVEALPSLVKGANLTGFIRVADAMLHQGDVF